The Nocardioides houyundeii genome includes the window GCGACGGCACCTGGGCGCGCGCGTTCCGGCTGTACCTGTGGCTGGCGGCCATCACCGTGGTGATCCGGGTGCTCTTCCGGATCCTGCTCGGCGGGGTCGACGGTGGGCACGTGCTGTTCCGGCTGCCGGCGATCACGCTGCCCGAGTGGGCTGCCGGCATCCGGCTGCTGGGACCGGTGACCCGGGAGGCGGTGCTGGCGGGTCTCTACGACGGGATGCAGCTGGCCTGCATCCTGCTGGCGTTCGGTGCCGCGAACGCGCTGGCCAACCCCAAGCGGCTGCTGAAGTCACTGCCTCCGGCGCTCTACGAGATCGGCACCGCTCTGGTGGTCGCGGTCTCGGTGCTGCCGCAGCTGGCCGACAGCGTGCAGCGGGTCAGGCACGCCCAGGAGCTGCGGGGCAGTGCGGCTGGGCCGGTCGGGGGACGGCGCGGGCGCCGTGTCCGGGGGCTGCGGCGGCTGCTGGTCCCGGTGCTCGAGGACGCCTTCGAGCGGTCCATGGCACTGGCGGCCGGCATGGACGCGCGAGGCTATGGCCGGACCGGCACCGCCACGCCGGGGGAACGCCGGGTCTCCGGGTCGCTGATGGTGGCCGCGCTGCTGGGGACCTGTGTCGGCGTCTACGGATTCCTGGACACCACGACGCCGCGCTGGCTCGGGCTGCCGATGCTGGCACTCGGCGCTCTCTGCGCGATCCTCGCGCTGGTCAGTGCCGGCCGGCGCGTGCAGCGCACGCGCTACCGCCCCGACCGCTGGCAGGCCGAGGAGATCCTGGTGGCCGTGTCCGGGATGGCCACCGGCCTGGGCCTCATGTGGGTGGCGCGAGCCAGCATGGCGGTGGCCCACCCCGGGGTCGTCGCGGCGCCCGGCCTCGACCTGGCGGCGCTGCTGGTGCCTTTCGCCGCGCTGCTGCCGGTGCTCGTCGCACCCTCCTCGCCCACGGTCGCGAACCGTCAGCCGGCTGGACCCCCGGCGCCACCGATACCAAACCCTGCCGGTGCTGCCCCCCGCGCCGCTTCCCTGGAGGTTCCCCGATGATCGAGCTGCGCAGCCTGCGGTTCTCCTACTCGGGGCGTGAGGTGCTCGCCGGCATCGACCTCGACATCGAGGAGGGCGAGCTGGTGCTCCTGGCCGGGTCCACCGGGGTCGGCAAGTCCACGCTGCTCGGCGTCGTCTCCGGGTTGGTCCCGGAGTACACCGGCGGCACCCTGAGCGGGGACGTGCTGCTGGACGGCGTCAGCATCATCGAGCGCCCGGCCCGGGAGCGGGCCGCCGACATCGGGTACGTCGGCCAGAACCCGGCCGCCTGGTTCGTCACCGACACCGTGGAGGAGGAGGTCGCCTACGGGATGGAGCAGCTCGGACTCCCCGCGGCGACCATGCGCCGCCGGGTCGAGGAGACCCTCGACCTCCTCGGCATCGCCGACCTCCGGCACCGGGACCTGCGGACCCTGTCCGGGGGTGAGCAGCAGCGGGTGGCGATCGGCTCCGTGCTGACCATGCATCCTCGGCTGCTGGTCCTCGACGAGCCCACGTCCGCGCTCGACCCGACCGCCGCCGAGGACGTGCTGGCCACGGTGACCAGGCTG containing:
- a CDS encoding CbiQ family ECF transporter T component: MRVPRELHPVAWWVWAAGLATAASATTNPWLLALVAAVTWVVVAGCRGDGTWARAFRLYLWLAAITVVIRVLFRILLGGVDGGHVLFRLPAITLPEWAAGIRLLGPVTREAVLAGLYDGMQLACILLAFGAANALANPKRLLKSLPPALYEIGTALVVAVSVLPQLADSVQRVRHAQELRGSAAGPVGGRRGRRVRGLRRLLVPVLEDAFERSMALAAGMDARGYGRTGTATPGERRVSGSLMVAALLGTCVGVYGFLDTTTPRWLGLPMLALGALCAILALVSAGRRVQRTRYRPDRWQAEEILVAVSGMATGLGLMWVARASMAVAHPGVVAAPGLDLAALLVPFAALLPVLVAPSSPTVANRQPAGPPAPPIPNPAGAAPRAASLEVPR